In the Artemia franciscana chromosome 1, ASM3288406v1, whole genome shotgun sequence genome, one interval contains:
- the LOC136031553 gene encoding uncharacterized protein LOC136031553 has protein sequence MLWTRRSLRAFSGGLQKLPTKCKNLSYPERLKKLKLPTLTYRRKRGDEILTHKLLENGVTPGLFNKSFSSHTRGHTKKLQQQRSSRRERSNFFSTRAVPLWNSLSEETVQSKNC, from the coding sequence ATGTTGTGGACAAGAAGATCCTTGAGAGCGTTCAGCGGAGGGCTACAAAAACTACCAACCAAATGTAAGAACCTCTCGTACCCTGAACGCCTCAAGAAACTCAAGCTCCCAACCCTGACGTACAGGAGGAAACGCGGAGATGAAATCCTGACCCACAAGCTGCTGGAGAATGGTGTCACACCAGGGCTTTTTAATAAGTCGTTCTCTAGCCACACCCGGGGCCACACCAAGAAGCTCCAGCAACAAAGAAGCTCACGGAGAGAACGTTCCAACTTCTTCTCAACTCGTGCTGTTCCACTGTGGAATTCCCTTAGTGAAGAAACAGTTCAGTCCAAAAACtgttga